ATGCCCATCTACCATCAGGGAGTGTTATGACCTGACCATCCGTGCATTCAATCTTTCAGAAAAATTCAGAAACCCCGTTATACTACTTGTTGATGAGGTGGTTGCCCATATGAGGGAGAAGATCACCATCTATGATGATGAGGATGTGGAGATCTTTAACAGGGTTAAACCAAGCATGCCACCTGAATGGTATATACCTTATGAAGACACACCCAGTGGTGTCCCTCCAATGGTAAACTTTGGGGAAGGTTACCGTTATCATGTAACAGGCCTTACACACGATATAAGAGGCTTTCCCACATCAAGGCCTGATGAGATAGACCCTTTTATAAGAAGATTATTCAGAAAGATAAGCCAGCATTTCTCTGAGATGCAGTTTGGTGAATTTTTTGAAGCAGATGATGCCGATATCACAATAATAGCCTATGGTTGTGTTGCCAGGTCTGCAAAAAGGGCGGCAATAGATGCAAGGTCCAGGGGGGTTAAGGTGGGGGTTTTAAAATTAAATACCCTCTGGCCCTTCATGAGAACTGCTGTTGAAAAGGTTCTAAACACCTCAAAGACAGTGATTGTCCCTGAGATGAATATGGGTCAGGTTTCAAGAGAGGTAAAGCGAGTAAATAAAGGTCCTACAAGGATATTCACCATTAATAAGGTAGACGGAACCATCATCACCCCAGAAGAGATACTGGCAAGGATCAAGGAGGTAGGCTGATGGCAGAGGTAACCAAATTGATCCATAAATATCTAAGACATGATAAAAAATTTCCCCATGTATGGTGTCCAGGTTGCGGCATAGGTATTATGCTCGGTGCCCTCATAAGGGCAATAGATAAATGCGGATTTACAAAGGATGAGGTAGTTCTTGTATCAGGCATTGGATGCACAGGGAGGTTGCCAGTTTATGTAGACTTCAATACATTGCATACAACCCATGGAAGGGCACT
This DNA window, taken from Syntrophorhabdaceae bacterium, encodes the following:
- a CDS encoding 2-oxoacid:acceptor oxidoreductase subunit alpha, which codes for MKKLKKRNYRELLLQGNEAIVEGALRAGCRFFAGYPITPATEIAEQLSVRLPQVGGTFIQMEDEIGSIAAVIGASLAGAKSMTATSGPGFSLMQENIGFAVMAEVPCVIVNAMRGGPSTGLPTSPSQSDVMQARWGTHGDHPAIALCPSTIRECYDLTIRAFNLSEKFRNPVILLVDEVVAHMREKITIYDDEDVEIFNRVKPSMPPEWYIPYEDTPSGVPPMVNFGEGYRYHVTGLTHDIRGFPTSRPDEIDPFIRRLFRKISQHFSEMQFGEFFEADDADITIIAYGCVARSAKRAAIDARSRGVKVGVLKLNTLWPFMRTAVEKVLNTSKTVIVPEMNMGQVSREVKRVNKGPTRIFTINKVDGTIITPEEILARIKEVG